A DNA window from Onthophagus taurus isolate NC chromosome 1, IU_Otau_3.0, whole genome shotgun sequence contains the following coding sequences:
- the LOC111425757 gene encoding uncharacterized protein isoform X1, translating into MEKDSHQPESLATVTIKPDYAPSESFSSSEPPPAYHKPHSSAVQVAKIISFTVIAVTVILGCFMLASAYVSATASCRELEQEMELLAAASAADRFQPLQPEALAQDESQALAAAKQQQQQEELKEEKSKKALEEMVDNKIEENQKSDEDSSSSEEDDKIIHIKMPLELDFDDLANSVMDKNQKSKLNCIVERKRAEQVVDHQPKTIQLPFGLNLTTDPKFEHISGERMAILCESGHEVSNNENNNEKENEDNDDNEEETIMIQPIMIPIPHTNFQTHMPMQVQQMQQAPMVNRLPMPPQQQPIPQIQQIQAIHPMETMRPPMPVQNFPMEPPQQIPHFQQQSQQPQTPAFPPTQVLQHIAQQIIAQRLQMEAAAVARQQQQQQQQQEEESNENMQDDEQQDNSQQDGYAPIDYMVPHRMSIPEQILTQINRLPNKDVIVAFSSQQDDEDQSGQGQSIENQVVQQQRTSASEMNGRQGYARHIPMDLPMRIVPVEPQQQANQAGPNEEMRPHFVHPRSVRSVDNVLKPAKRVKRCSCDCAC; encoded by the exons gCTTATCATAAACCACATAGTTCTGCTGTTCAAGTAGCAAAAATAATCTCGTTTACAGTGATTGCTGTAACGGTGATTTTAGGATGTTTCATGCTTGCGTCAGCTTACGTAAGTGCCACGGCATCATGCAGAGAACTGGAACAAGAAATGGAATTATTGGCGGCAGCCTCTGCAGCTGATCGTTTTCAACCACTACAACCAGAAGCTTTAGCTCAG GATGAATCTCAAGCTTTGGCCGCTGctaaacaacaacaacaacaagaagaattaaaagaagagAAGTCAAAGAAAGCGTTGGAAGAGAtggttgataataaaattgaagagAATCAAAAAAGCGATGAGGATTCATCGAGTAGCGAAGAAGACGATAAAATAATCCATATTAAAATGCCGTTAGAGTtagattttgatgatttagcTAACAGCGTGATGGACAAGAAtcaaaaatcgaaattaaattgcattgttgaaagaaaaaggGCTGAACAAGTTGTTGACCACCAACCAAAAACTATTCAACTTCCatttggattaaatttaacaaccgATCCTAAATTCGAACATATTAGTGGTGAAAGAATGGCGATTTTGTGTGAAAGCGGACACGAAGTTTCTAATAATGAAAACAATAATGAAAAAGAGAATGAAGACaatgatgataatgaagaagAAACGATTATGATTCAACCAATAATGATCCCTATTCCTCATACTAATTTCCAAACTCACATGCCTATGCAAGTTCAACAAATGCAACAAGCACCAATGGTGAATAGATTACCAATGCCTCCACAACAACAACCAATTCCGCAAATTCAACAAATCCAGGCGATTCATCCAATGGAAACAATGAGACCACCTATGCCTGTTCAAAATTTCCCAATGGAACCACCACAACAAATCCCACATTTCCAACAACAATCGCAACAACCTCAAACACCAGCTTTTCCCCCAACTCAAGTCCTTCAACATATCGCTCAACAAATAATCGCGCAAAGGCTTCAAATGGAAGCAGCAGCAGTCGCTAGACAGCAACAACAACagcaacaacaacaagaaGAAGAATCTAATGAGAATATGCAAGATGATGAACAACAAGATAATTCCCAACAAGATGGTTATGCCCCAATCGATTACATGGTTCCTCATAGAATGAGCATTCCCGAACAGATTTTGACCCAAATTAATCGTCTTCCAAATAAAGATGTAATCGTTGCTTTCTCATCTCAACAAGATGATGAAGATCAATCCGGGCAAGGTCAAAGTATTGAAAACCAGGTAGTTCAACAACAAAGGACTAGCGCTTCGGAAATGAATGGAAGACAAGGTTATGCAAGACATATTCCGATGGATCTTCCAATGAGAATTGTTCCGGTTGAACCTCAACAACAAGCTAATCAAGCTGGACCTAATGAAGAAATGAGACCACATT ttgttcATCCAAGATCAGTTCGTTCTGTTGACAATGTTCTGAAACCAGCTAAACGTGTAAAACGTTGTTCTTGCGATTGCgcatgttaa
- the LOC111425757 gene encoding uncharacterized protein isoform X2, whose protein sequence is MNAYHKPHSSAVQVAKIISFTVIAVTVILGCFMLASAYVSATASCRELEQEMELLAAASAADRFQPLQPEALAQDESQALAAAKQQQQQEELKEEKSKKALEEMVDNKIEENQKSDEDSSSSEEDDKIIHIKMPLELDFDDLANSVMDKNQKSKLNCIVERKRAEQVVDHQPKTIQLPFGLNLTTDPKFEHISGERMAILCESGHEVSNNENNNEKENEDNDDNEEETIMIQPIMIPIPHTNFQTHMPMQVQQMQQAPMVNRLPMPPQQQPIPQIQQIQAIHPMETMRPPMPVQNFPMEPPQQIPHFQQQSQQPQTPAFPPTQVLQHIAQQIIAQRLQMEAAAVARQQQQQQQQQEEESNENMQDDEQQDNSQQDGYAPIDYMVPHRMSIPEQILTQINRLPNKDVIVAFSSQQDDEDQSGQGQSIENQVVQQQRTSASEMNGRQGYARHIPMDLPMRIVPVEPQQQANQAGPNEEMRPHFVHPRSVRSVDNVLKPAKRVKRCSCDCAC, encoded by the exons ATGAAC gCTTATCATAAACCACATAGTTCTGCTGTTCAAGTAGCAAAAATAATCTCGTTTACAGTGATTGCTGTAACGGTGATTTTAGGATGTTTCATGCTTGCGTCAGCTTACGTAAGTGCCACGGCATCATGCAGAGAACTGGAACAAGAAATGGAATTATTGGCGGCAGCCTCTGCAGCTGATCGTTTTCAACCACTACAACCAGAAGCTTTAGCTCAG GATGAATCTCAAGCTTTGGCCGCTGctaaacaacaacaacaacaagaagaattaaaagaagagAAGTCAAAGAAAGCGTTGGAAGAGAtggttgataataaaattgaagagAATCAAAAAAGCGATGAGGATTCATCGAGTAGCGAAGAAGACGATAAAATAATCCATATTAAAATGCCGTTAGAGTtagattttgatgatttagcTAACAGCGTGATGGACAAGAAtcaaaaatcgaaattaaattgcattgttgaaagaaaaaggGCTGAACAAGTTGTTGACCACCAACCAAAAACTATTCAACTTCCatttggattaaatttaacaaccgATCCTAAATTCGAACATATTAGTGGTGAAAGAATGGCGATTTTGTGTGAAAGCGGACACGAAGTTTCTAATAATGAAAACAATAATGAAAAAGAGAATGAAGACaatgatgataatgaagaagAAACGATTATGATTCAACCAATAATGATCCCTATTCCTCATACTAATTTCCAAACTCACATGCCTATGCAAGTTCAACAAATGCAACAAGCACCAATGGTGAATAGATTACCAATGCCTCCACAACAACAACCAATTCCGCAAATTCAACAAATCCAGGCGATTCATCCAATGGAAACAATGAGACCACCTATGCCTGTTCAAAATTTCCCAATGGAACCACCACAACAAATCCCACATTTCCAACAACAATCGCAACAACCTCAAACACCAGCTTTTCCCCCAACTCAAGTCCTTCAACATATCGCTCAACAAATAATCGCGCAAAGGCTTCAAATGGAAGCAGCAGCAGTCGCTAGACAGCAACAACAACagcaacaacaacaagaaGAAGAATCTAATGAGAATATGCAAGATGATGAACAACAAGATAATTCCCAACAAGATGGTTATGCCCCAATCGATTACATGGTTCCTCATAGAATGAGCATTCCCGAACAGATTTTGACCCAAATTAATCGTCTTCCAAATAAAGATGTAATCGTTGCTTTCTCATCTCAACAAGATGATGAAGATCAATCCGGGCAAGGTCAAAGTATTGAAAACCAGGTAGTTCAACAACAAAGGACTAGCGCTTCGGAAATGAATGGAAGACAAGGTTATGCAAGACATATTCCGATGGATCTTCCAATGAGAATTGTTCCGGTTGAACCTCAACAACAAGCTAATCAAGCTGGACCTAATGAAGAAATGAGACCACATT ttgttcATCCAAGATCAGTTCGTTCTGTTGACAATGTTCTGAAACCAGCTAAACGTGTAAAACGTTGTTCTTGCGATTGCgcatgttaa